In the genome of Populus trichocarpa isolate Nisqually-1 chromosome 10, P.trichocarpa_v4.1, whole genome shotgun sequence, the window cttttgtttttttactaaaacgacgccgttttgaattttttttaaaatagaggtTGACCCGATAACCTGGTCAAAACCCagaacccgggccttggaccggaccgggtttaaaaactataagcaTCATTAATTCTATCCTTCAGATTAATTAGGATTTTGGATAGGATTATATGTTGCTACCAGAACCTATGGCTATACAAGGAACAAttcgattaaaaataaatggagttCAACAACATCAGTTGACAAGAGTGAGCTGTACTATAATTATCTCACTCTAggctaattattttttgcacGGGCTCTGGTAGGAGAAGCTTGTTTTCTTCGATTTGTAGTTGCGGCTCTGGCATTTAAAAGAGTGAAGATAGCTTTGCAACCTAGTCCCACTGAACCTCCCTGTGAAAAGTCCACTCAGAGGGGTTTAGAGTTCGTTTCCCATCAGCAGTAACAAGATAGTAAGGTGAATCCTCTGAAAATTCAGTGGGCATGGACTTCCAATGAAGAGATGGAACCCACTCAGCTTCCCTCAGCACCTTCAAGATCTCCTCCACAACTATTTTGCTTCCCTCTGCAGATAAATGAACGCCATCTCTGGAAAAAAGTGAAGGGAAGAACTTTAAAATTGAAGGTCGAAATGTATGTTACTTTCAGTTTAAGTCAACCACTGACATTCAATTCACATTTTTTATGATTGCTGTCGTAGTAAAAGGAGAAGACAACACGGCAATCTTAAATCATTCGGATACATACTTCCCCAATGGAACCTAACATTAGCCAGTAAAAATTGTGACAGAGGAAACATCTAGTGATTTACGAGCTGAATTAACCAACACAGCCTGCCTGCCGTGGAGATTGAAGGGGAGAGAGCATATATGCATCGTAGATTAATTAATCCACGTAGACCTGAGTCCACAGAGCAGATTCTGGGTTGTGCACAAAGAAAGACAAATGCTAAAAATACAACTAAACTGTAAAAATACCCCTGAATTATTGATCGTTTTGATTGACACCCctatcattctttttttcttttgattttaatttatgaacTAGGAAGTGTTTGGATTAGGATCACCGTTCACCGCCAAAACTCCACTGTTCTGACCACCAAATCAACCACCAGAATGACTATTTCAAACTcccaaacaaaatttcaatatcaaaaaccatttttaaaaccaaataaaaaaaactttgaacccTTATAAAACTAGAATTTGGTGATGGTTGGGTTTAATATTTGCATGTATGAACTTGCATCAACTGAAACTTTCATTTGATGGTGGTCTGGTCTCGCTGCCAGTAGCAGTCGGAACCTAACAGGAGGGGGTGCTtataatcaaaggaaaaaactatAGGGGTTCTCAATAAGCAGTTCAAGGGGTCTTGACATGTTTTAGCCCAAAAAAGACCATCTGATATAGCAGCATAAACTAACCCACCAAAGCTGGCTAAGGATATCTTTCTATCATGGGAAAGAAAACACATTGATGGCCTAACTTATCCTGGCAATGCAAAAACTGAAAGTGGGGATCATCCATCTGGTTTTTGCAGATTAAATAAGAAAGGAGTCTCTAAATTGCACAAGTATGAAAAGTAAAAATGCATATCTGCAACCCATGAGTTCGTGTAGTCAAATGATACCGTACCCTACTGCAATTCTGTGCAGACAAGTaattgaaatttcagcttgatgTCTTTACTCTTATCCTAAGATAAGAGCAATTATCCTTATAACCACAAAAATCAACAATCAAAAGAGTTGtatccaaataaaacaaaaaaagcaaactACCAATGGTTTGGAAGCTTTTCTACCTGCACGtacaaaattaagagaaaaggaaactaAGGCTTATCAATAATTGCGTGTGAGAAAAATACGTTCACATCTAAGTATCATGCAGAAAATACAGACATGATGATACACGAGGGAGACCACGAAAAAATACATAAGACAACATACACTTGTGAACCTCGATCATGTTTGCAAAAGCAAGATACAGAAAACTTACGTAAAGCAAGCTTTTGtccaatcatctcttttttgAAAGGCAGAGAAAAGATCAACAACCTCCACGCCCATTTCCTGGCATAGTTTTATGCAAGCATTGGAATAATTTTGGCACAGCTCATTTGTTCGTATCAATTCACTGAAAATTCCACtgaatttagaaaaacatgTGGTTCAGAATTTCTATGAtcagaaagagagaagaaaagaagaagatagaagTGATGTATCAGAGCACCTTAAGCCTGAACCAACTCTGGTCTCATCAACAGGAGGACAACTCAGAAAAATGATGCGTGTTGTATCTGAAAGGCtctgattttcaaatatattgcGTTAGAATAGACATCAAACCTCATTCTCTGAAGAGCTCAGGGTCAGAATACAAGATATACaagatgaaagaaaattgaacatAGTCCAGCAATCaggaattgaataaaaaaaagtactcGAGCTTTTGAAGGCATTCAGGAGCAGCATAAGAACAACATTTTCCATCTGAATCCTCATCGCAACCATAAAAACCTCCCAGTTTTTTGTTCCCCTCAAAAACTAAAGTTTACCATAATTCTTATCTAACGACTCAAGGAGAAAGAATGTTTTAATTTCCTTACATCTAATTAGGGTTGTTTCATTCATATAACGGATGTGCATCAACCATGATCTATTTGTGTAGTGAGATTGTATATTTAAGAATCAGGAGAAGACCTTGAGATGAATTGCAATCTTTCTCATGTTCTCGATGTATTCATTAAGTGGTACATGAGGGCCCAGGCCAGACGAGTGAGGCCCCATCGAATCATTACCACCAAAATAAACTATCACCAGAGATGGTTGCACAGGAGCTTCCTacaatacatgaaaaataatcaatgtcACTAGCACAGAGACGCGTTTCCTCAAATAGATCTTACAGTGAGCCCATTTAAAATGATGAAACTTTCACTAGCTTCCTCTGTAATGATCAGTTTTCATGTGTGATCTGCTCCTAAAAAATTAGCACATTGATATAATACCTTTGGAAAAACTTGATCGAGAACCTGGATAGCACGCCGCGAGTTCCATCCATAGTACCCTCGCAACAATATGTCTGCCTGCAACACAATAAGATTAACCTAATCAGACGCCGAGAATGGCAATTTGATTCACTTGACGGCCAAAACAGTGACATAAATATCAACTAGGGCAAATCTTTTCACTTCAATCTCTATGTAATTTAGAAACAAGTCAAGCAACATTTAAAAGAGCATGTTAAATCAAGAGAGTAATAAATACTTTGCGAGAGTAGATATCGGAGAGGACGGAACCCCAACCGCCATGGCTGAAGCAGAGTTGTACAATGGACGATCCAAAGAAAACGAATTGCGGTCTACTCGGTCCCACCATTTTCTCTGGCGTGAAAAATctgtttttcgttttcttttttctttgaacacaaaactcttttttctctctctctctgcttggCTGTGAGTACTGAAATGGTAGCAGCTCGACACTACATTATCATCGAAGGAGGGAGGATAGAGAAAAGCGTGAGAATCGAGGACTTACGGCTTTTATTGCCCAATTGCATGAACCCTCCTCTGCCTCCTCCTCATTAAAATAGGTGTACAGGTCCATCACGTACTTGTTCCGTAACAGTGGCAAGTGTCTCTCTCTTCATTGATTTCTTCCCTCCAATTTTGCGAGTTCTGTTCATTCCCTTCCCCCCACAAATTAAAACtcgaaatataaaataaccctATACGATATTTCCACTGAAATAATTACCTGtctttgtaaagaaaacaacagtaataaacaagaaataaaaaaataataatatatttattgtgaaataaaaagaatattaaaaacttCATACCTTTActgtcaaaataaaatcattgatgaTGAGTTCATGATGATAGGATTTTCATCGATGAATCCCAGACTATATtcttgtattaattaactacccACGAAAACTTACAACTACATAATATATAGTTGCTGTTTACTATAAAATGGCAAAAGGCGAGTATATTCCCACCTACTCGCGAGAAATTAGACGAGAAACATTTATGTGCGCCGAAGAAGTAACGGGTGTGAATAGCCCAGCACCAAACAACACCAACCATTTATGTCTTCCCCATTAATGAAATGCAATAGTTGCTACTGCAACTTGGACAGCCCACCATCCCCACCACGATGCCCATCCGGATGTTGACTCTACTTGCCTTGGGCAAACTTTCACTAATTTCATCAACCAACCCATCTGCACATGCAATCCATGGAAATTTCAATTAACAATAGCTCTTCAAGACCATGAACAGCCACTTACAACAGATAGAAGAAAGGGATGCCTGCAcacttgaaaaggaaaaaaaatgcacatCTCATATAAAACCAAATTTCGAGTGCACATGGTCATTTATCATGCATAATTAATAAGCTGGATCTCCGAAAAGTGATCTTAGTATCAAATACATGAACAAATATCTGAACAAGTACATGGTTAACCATCTATCCACGATGCTACCTGTAAgcaaaaaagaagggaaaaccCTATGTAGGGTATTCACAAATCAATTCCACAGTGGGACGATCTGCAGTGGCAGTATCTGTCATGAACAATGTgctgataaaattaaatagaggTTAAAAGACAAACCCCACAAGTTATTTCCTGCATGTACGTATATGAAAACTTAATTCCACCAAACACGTACAAAACTTGTTTTCAGTTAAAGGGACAGCAATGAATACCCTCACAGACAACTTTTGGCCATCATGTGTTCGAGCTACATGAACAATAAACTTATCAATGGTGGCCACAAGGTGTCTCTTCAAGctctttcttgaaaacctcacACGCTTGATCATACGAAGAAATTTGTTCTCAGCATTGACTCCCTCATTGTCTGAACGGACTCACCAGGTACTAAATATTCCTGTATGGACAATAAACTTATCATCTAATACCACTCAACTGATTAATTACTCAACGGCCAAATAACCCATCTCACACATTGACTTGACAGAACAGATATAGAATTTGATTTCATGCATGCTTAAGGAAGCAGACTGAAAGCACACCGGCTGCCCAGGGTGTTGTTACCCAAGCTTAATATATACTCCACAGTTTTTGAAGTTTTCCAGTGGACCTTGAGTGAACTACATGTTTAACTTTCTCCCCTCAACACTTCCTCCGGACAACCAGCGAGTATTCAAAACctatcaa includes:
- the LOC7474437 gene encoding GDSL esterase/lipase CPRD49, with protein sequence MDLYTYFNEEEAEEGSCNWAIKAYSQPSREREKKEFCVQRKKKTKNRFFTPEKMVGPSRPQFVFFGSSIVQLCFSHGGWGSVLSDIYSRKADILLRGYYGWNSRRAIQVLDQVFPKEAPVQPSLVIVYFGGNDSMGPHSSGLGPHVPLNEYIENMRKIAIHLKSLSDTTRIIFLSCPPVDETRVGSGLSGIFSELIRTNELCQNYSNACIKLCQEMGVEVVDLFSAFQKRDDWTKACFTDGVHLSAEGSKIVVEEILKVLREAEWVPSLHWKSMPTEFSEDSPYYLVTADGKRTLNPSEWTFHREVQWD